In the Piscinibacter sp. XHJ-5 genome, one interval contains:
- a CDS encoding PQQ-dependent sugar dehydrogenase, whose product MSTEPFVRRVGWRLLLVGLLAACGGGSSDGPTPGGNQPPVPVITAPAEGATFAAGDTLQFAGSATDPEDGNVAASGLSWWVELHHDTHTHPFQPETAGGSGSVTIPVRGETSDNIWYRFHLRATDSAGQAVEVTRDVQPRKAQLTLATQPAGLTVTLDGQPVTGNTVVTGVVGLERDLAAADQNANGRRWRFDGWSDGLPASHTIATPSADTVYTATFTDIGAATNQAPTVTLTAPASGTVGSAMTLSASAGDSDGQVVQVQFRDGATSLNVDTTSPYAFTWTPASAGTHTLTAIATDDQGATTTSNAVQVTVGGGGGGGDIVAPTATLTAPADLASGLLNNLTLSATAADNVGVAAVEFQIDGVTVGEDTSAPYSVTVNSNLYAHGQHIVRARARDTAGNLSAWSRATVSFAFTPRLPSGFSKNDAWATGLTDSTAFAQAPDGRIFVCEQGGALRVVKNGALLPTPFHQFTVDGGGERGLLGVAFHPDFATNGWVYVYYTTTTSPVHNRISRVVANGDVSTGTETTLVDLPPLSGLTHNGGALHFGPDGKLYVAVGDNGTGTKASNLAEVFGKVLRFNADATIPSDNPFYATQTGLARAVWAYGLRNPFTFAFQPGTGRMHINDVGQATWEEINVGARGANYGWPSSEGPDRITAGITAPLFAYNHTAYSPPGSGPGGFITGIAISGGAFYPSGGNFPAAYRNSYYFADYGRRWISRLDLDNPGDAYGFAFVSGEPVDVLAGSDGAIYVLLRASIARISAP is encoded by the coding sequence ATGAGCACCGAGCCGTTCGTGCGGAGGGTGGGGTGGCGATTGCTGTTGGTCGGCCTGCTGGCGGCCTGCGGCGGCGGGTCGTCTGACGGACCCACGCCCGGTGGCAACCAGCCGCCGGTTCCCGTGATCACCGCCCCGGCCGAAGGCGCGACCTTCGCCGCCGGCGACACGCTTCAATTCGCCGGCAGCGCCACGGACCCCGAGGACGGCAACGTTGCGGCCAGCGGCCTGAGCTGGTGGGTCGAGTTGCATCACGACACCCACACCCATCCGTTCCAGCCCGAGACGGCCGGCGGCAGCGGCTCGGTCACGATACCCGTGCGCGGCGAGACCTCCGACAACATCTGGTACCGCTTCCATCTGCGGGCCACGGACAGCGCGGGCCAGGCCGTCGAGGTGACACGCGACGTCCAGCCGCGCAAGGCGCAGCTCACGCTCGCGACGCAGCCTGCGGGGCTGACGGTGACCCTGGACGGCCAGCCCGTCACCGGAAACACCGTGGTCACCGGTGTCGTCGGCCTCGAGCGTGATCTGGCAGCGGCCGACCAGAACGCCAACGGCCGGCGCTGGCGCTTCGACGGCTGGAGCGACGGCCTGCCGGCGAGCCACACCATCGCCACGCCATCCGCCGACACGGTGTACACGGCGACGTTCACGGACATCGGCGCGGCGACCAACCAGGCGCCCACCGTCACGCTGACGGCGCCCGCCAGCGGCACCGTGGGCTCCGCGATGACGCTGAGCGCGAGCGCTGGCGACAGCGACGGGCAGGTCGTGCAGGTCCAGTTCCGCGACGGGGCGACCTCGCTCAACGTCGACACGACGAGTCCCTATGCCTTCACCTGGACACCCGCATCGGCCGGCACCCACACGCTGACGGCCATCGCCACCGATGACCAGGGCGCCACGACCACCAGCAACGCGGTGCAGGTGACCGTGGGCGGCGGCGGCGGTGGCGGCGACATCGTGGCGCCGACCGCGACCCTGACAGCGCCTGCCGATCTGGCGAGCGGCCTGCTGAACAACCTGACGCTCAGCGCCACCGCCGCCGACAACGTGGGCGTCGCCGCCGTCGAGTTCCAGATCGACGGCGTGACCGTGGGCGAGGACACCAGCGCGCCGTACTCGGTCACGGTCAACAGCAACCTCTATGCGCACGGGCAGCACATCGTCCGCGCGCGGGCTCGCGACACGGCGGGCAATCTGTCGGCGTGGTCGCGTGCCACCGTGTCCTTCGCCTTCACGCCGCGGCTGCCTTCGGGCTTCTCCAAGAACGATGCATGGGCCACGGGCCTGACCGACTCCACCGCCTTCGCCCAGGCACCCGACGGCCGCATCTTCGTCTGCGAGCAAGGGGGCGCGCTGCGCGTGGTCAAGAACGGTGCGCTGCTGCCCACGCCGTTCCACCAGTTCACGGTCGACGGCGGCGGCGAGCGCGGGCTGCTGGGCGTTGCATTCCATCCGGACTTCGCGACCAACGGCTGGGTGTACGTCTACTACACCACGACGACCAGCCCGGTGCACAACCGCATCAGCCGGGTCGTCGCCAACGGCGACGTGTCGACCGGCACGGAGACGACGCTCGTCGATCTGCCGCCGCTGTCGGGCCTGACGCACAACGGCGGCGCCCTGCACTTCGGCCCCGACGGGAAGCTGTATGTCGCGGTCGGCGACAACGGCACCGGCACCAAGGCGTCCAACCTCGCCGAGGTGTTCGGCAAGGTGCTGCGCTTCAACGCCGACGCCACGATTCCCTCGGACAACCCCTTCTACGCCACGCAGACCGGCCTGGCGCGCGCGGTCTGGGCCTACGGCCTGCGCAATCCATTCACCTTCGCCTTCCAGCCCGGCACCGGCCGCATGCACATCAACGACGTCGGGCAGGCGACGTGGGAAGAGATCAACGTCGGCGCGCGCGGCGCCAACTACGGCTGGCCCTCGTCCGAAGGTCCCGACCGCATCACCGCCGGCATCACCGCGCCGCTGTTCGCGTACAACCACACCGCCTACAGCCCGCCGGGGTCGGGTCCTGGCGGCTTCATCACCGGCATCGCGATCTCCGGCGGCGCGTTTTATCCGAGCGGCGGCAACTTCCCGGCCGCCTACCGCAACAGCTACTACTTCGCGGACTACGGCCGCCGATGGATCAGCCGCCTGGACCTCGACAACCCGGGCGATGCGTACGGTTTCGCCTTCGTCTCCGGCGAGCCGGTCGACGTGCTGGCCGGCAGCGACGGCGCGATCTACGTGCTGCTTCGCGCAAGCATCGCGCGCATCAGCGCACCGTGA
- a CDS encoding transporter substrate-binding domain-containing protein: MFRRPVLLSLAAVAAAPLLAGTASAQSALDEVLAKKTITIAIPTDFPPYGFVGTDLKPQGLDIDMAQLIAARLGVKAELVPVTSANRIPYLQTKKADLVISTLGKNPEREKVIDFTIAYSPFFQAVFGPKTIAVKTAADLNGKSIAVTRGAMEDQELGKIAPPGLDVKRFEDNNGTVAAYVSGQVQLMATGASVAGNVMSRNPQLGTEFKLLLKDSPNFIGVAKGEDKLRLKVNEIIAEARKAGELDKMAVKWLGRPAGDLP, translated from the coding sequence ATGTTCCGCCGTCCCGTTCTTCTTTCGCTGGCTGCAGTGGCTGCCGCGCCGCTGCTCGCCGGCACCGCGAGTGCGCAAAGCGCACTCGACGAGGTGCTCGCGAAGAAGACCATCACCATCGCCATCCCGACCGACTTTCCGCCGTACGGCTTCGTCGGCACCGATCTGAAGCCGCAAGGCCTCGACATCGACATGGCGCAGCTCATTGCCGCCCGCCTGGGCGTCAAGGCCGAACTCGTGCCGGTGACCAGCGCCAATCGAATCCCCTACCTGCAGACGAAGAAGGCCGACCTGGTGATCTCCACCCTGGGGAAGAACCCGGAGCGGGAGAAAGTGATCGATTTCACCATCGCCTACTCGCCGTTCTTCCAGGCGGTGTTCGGCCCGAAGACCATCGCGGTGAAGACCGCGGCCGATCTCAACGGCAAGTCCATCGCGGTGACACGCGGCGCGATGGAAGACCAGGAGCTCGGCAAGATCGCGCCGCCCGGCCTGGACGTGAAGCGCTTCGAGGACAACAACGGCACCGTCGCGGCCTACGTGTCCGGGCAGGTGCAGCTGATGGCGACCGGCGCTTCCGTGGCCGGCAACGTGATGTCTCGCAATCCGCAGCTCGGCACCGAATTCAAGCTGCTGCTGAAGGACTCGCCCAACTTCATCGGCGTGGCCAAGGGCGAGGACAAGCTGCGCCTCAAGGTCAACGAGATCATCGCCGAGGCGCGAAAGGCGGGCGAGCTCGACAAGATGGCGGTGAAGTGGCTTGGCCGCCCTGCCGGAGACCTGCCCTGA
- a CDS encoding amino acid ABC transporter permease translates to MIAFDFAAVFVEWPLLAKGVAVTVALTAVSATIGVALGIGCAWARSHGPRWLAAIVGAYVELIRNTPFIVQLFFLFFGLPSLGLKLSPELASVLAMVINLGAYAAEIVRAGVAATPRGQVEAALSLALTPRQVFLRVVLPPALQRVWPALVSQIIIVMLGSAVCGQISTPELSYAANLIQSRNFRAFEAFIVGTLIYLALAMALRRLLHWLGPRFLY, encoded by the coding sequence ATGATCGCGTTCGATTTCGCGGCGGTCTTCGTCGAGTGGCCGCTGCTCGCCAAGGGCGTGGCGGTGACCGTCGCCCTGACCGCCGTGTCGGCCACGATCGGCGTGGCGCTCGGCATCGGCTGCGCGTGGGCGCGCTCGCACGGCCCGCGATGGCTAGCCGCCATCGTCGGCGCCTATGTCGAGCTGATCCGCAACACGCCCTTCATCGTCCAGCTCTTCTTCCTGTTCTTCGGGCTCCCCAGTCTGGGGCTGAAGCTGTCGCCCGAGCTCGCGTCGGTGCTGGCGATGGTGATCAATCTTGGTGCATATGCGGCCGAGATCGTGCGGGCGGGGGTGGCGGCGACGCCGCGAGGCCAGGTCGAAGCCGCGCTGAGCCTTGCGCTCACGCCGCGCCAGGTCTTCCTGCGCGTGGTCCTGCCGCCGGCCCTGCAGCGGGTCTGGCCGGCGCTGGTGAGCCAGATCATCATCGTGATGCTGGGTTCGGCCGTCTGCGGACAGATCTCGACGCCCGAGCTGTCGTATGCGGCCAACCTGATCCAGTCGCGCAACTTCCGCGCCTTCGAGGCCTTCATCGTCGGCACGCTGATCTACCTGGCGCTGGCGATGGCGCTGCGGCGACTGCTGCACTGGCTGGGGCCACGCTTCCTCTATTGA
- a CDS encoding amino acid ABC transporter permease — protein MVDFSIWDIARNLLLAARWTLLLSLIAFVGGGIVGLALLVARIAKLRGAETLVSGYVQLFQGTPLLMQLFLAYFGLALLGVNVSAWTAAALALTLYSSAFLTEIWRGCVAAVPKGQWEASQALALSLREQLTHVIGPQALRVAVPPTVGFLVQVVKGTALASVIGFVELTKAATMISNATFRPFTVYACVALMYFMLCWPISACSRGLERRLHAQR, from the coding sequence ATGGTCGACTTCTCCATCTGGGACATCGCCCGCAACCTGCTGCTGGCCGCACGCTGGACCCTGCTGCTGTCGCTGATCGCGTTCGTCGGCGGCGGCATCGTCGGGCTCGCGCTGCTGGTCGCGCGCATCGCGAAGCTGCGCGGCGCCGAGACGCTGGTGTCCGGCTACGTTCAGCTGTTCCAGGGCACGCCGCTGCTGATGCAGCTTTTCCTGGCCTATTTCGGCCTCGCACTGCTGGGCGTCAACGTGTCGGCGTGGACCGCGGCGGCGCTGGCGCTGACGCTGTACAGCAGCGCCTTTCTCACCGAGATCTGGCGCGGCTGCGTCGCGGCGGTGCCCAAGGGCCAGTGGGAAGCCTCGCAGGCGCTCGCGCTCAGCTTGCGCGAGCAACTGACCCACGTCATCGGCCCCCAGGCGCTGCGTGTGGCCGTGCCGCCGACGGTGGGCTTTCTCGTTCAGGTGGTCAAGGGCACCGCGCTGGCATCGGTGATCGGCTTCGTCGAGCTGACCAAGGCCGCCACGATGATCAGCAACGCGACCTTCCGGCCCTTCACCGTCTACGCCTGCGTGGCGCTGATGTACTTCATGCTGTGCTGGCCGATCTCGGCATGCAGCCGCGGTCTTGAGAGGAGGCTGCATGCGCAGCGCTGA
- a CDS encoding amino acid ABC transporter ATP-binding protein, with amino-acid sequence MRSADGAIVHIHGLRKRFGDNEVLKGIDLAVKPGEVIAIIGKSGSGKSTLLRCINGLETFDQGTLSVDGQPLLHGNGAAMRTLRQHVGMIFQSFNLFPHLSVGRNVMLAPTLVKKRHSPDAVEQARALLARVGLADKFDARPDQLSGGQQQRVAIARALAMEPAVLLCDEITSALDPELVGEVLRVVESLAEDGMTLLMVTHEMGFARKVSDRLVFMHAGRIHEQGPPDVLFGRPQTAELRQFLAAVG; translated from the coding sequence ATGCGCAGCGCTGACGGAGCCATCGTTCATATCCACGGCCTGCGCAAGCGCTTCGGCGACAACGAGGTGCTCAAGGGCATCGACCTCGCGGTCAAGCCCGGCGAGGTGATCGCCATCATCGGCAAGAGCGGATCCGGCAAGAGCACGCTGCTTCGCTGCATCAACGGCCTGGAGACCTTCGACCAAGGCACGCTGAGCGTCGACGGCCAGCCGCTGCTGCACGGCAATGGCGCGGCGATGCGCACGCTGCGCCAGCACGTCGGGATGATCTTCCAGAGCTTCAACCTGTTTCCGCACCTCAGCGTCGGACGCAACGTGATGCTGGCCCCGACGCTGGTCAAGAAGCGCCATTCGCCCGATGCGGTCGAGCAGGCGCGAGCGCTGCTGGCGCGCGTGGGCCTGGCCGACAAGTTCGATGCGCGGCCGGACCAGCTCTCCGGCGGGCAGCAGCAGCGGGTGGCCATCGCCCGCGCCCTGGCGATGGAGCCGGCCGTGCTGCTGTGCGACGAGATCACCTCCGCGCTCGATCCCGAGCTGGTCGGCGAAGTGCTTCGCGTCGTGGAGTCGCTCGCCGAGGACGGCATGACGCTGCTGATGGTGACGCACGAGATGGGTTTCGCGCGCAAGGTGTCCGATCGGCTGGTGTTCATGCATGCGGGACGCATTCATGAGCAGGGGCCGCCGGACGTCCTGTTCGGACGGCCGCAGACGGCCGAGTTGCGGCAGTTCCTGGCGGCCGTGGGTTGA
- a CDS encoding serine/threonine-protein kinase: MDEHDALPAGTRFGELEVLRVLGVGGFGIVYLAQDHALERQVALKEYMPSSLAGRGKGLMVSIRSGAHTETYALGLRSFVNEARLLARFNHPSLVKVYRFWEENGTAYMVMPYLQGRTLREVRRSMSAPPSESWIRSVVNPLLDALDQLHREDVFHRDIAPDNILLPPGELPVLLDFGAARRAIGDRTQTFTAILKPSYAPIEQYAEVVQLRQGPWTDLYALGAVVYYLLRGAPPPPATARAVQDDVPLLVPAEHPDMSPSFIAAVEWALAIRPADRPQNIAALRQVLDGRAAVPPRSRGGATVPQRPQAADDDTVGFEKTQPVQRTVADAGGMERTRPMTAPPPVTTPRRTHPPVSRTDVPTVMPSRPTVEAPSEGSRLGMLMAGFALVVAVAAAAAWWMGSREPAPAAAAKAGAPLEAAAPAASVAVVAPPATEAALSLDRPAAAGAVRLVPPPSGFTPVAKPVIKPHARPTDIAAREDPQAVERPAVSMPVRNEPAARSPVAAAPVATPPSAREPQTPRQACGSRVFIALALCMEEQCGLPRFQGHPQCRKVQEMLERRRRSEQGG, encoded by the coding sequence ATGGACGAGCACGATGCGCTGCCGGCGGGAACACGCTTCGGAGAGCTCGAGGTCCTGCGCGTGCTGGGCGTCGGTGGCTTCGGCATCGTCTACCTCGCGCAGGACCATGCGCTCGAGCGGCAGGTCGCGCTGAAGGAGTACATGCCCAGCTCCCTCGCCGGCCGCGGCAAGGGACTCATGGTGTCCATCCGCTCCGGCGCGCACACCGAGACCTACGCGCTGGGCCTTCGCTCCTTCGTCAACGAGGCGCGGCTGCTGGCGCGCTTCAACCATCCCTCGCTGGTCAAGGTGTACCGCTTCTGGGAGGAGAACGGCACGGCCTACATGGTGATGCCGTACCTGCAGGGACGCACGCTGCGCGAGGTGCGCCGCTCGATGTCGGCGCCGCCGTCCGAAAGCTGGATCCGCTCGGTGGTCAACCCGCTGCTCGATGCGCTCGACCAGCTTCACCGCGAGGACGTCTTCCATCGCGACATCGCGCCGGACAACATCCTGCTGCCGCCCGGCGAGCTGCCGGTGCTGCTCGACTTCGGCGCGGCGCGCCGGGCCATCGGCGACCGCACGCAGACCTTCACGGCCATCCTCAAGCCGAGCTATGCGCCGATCGAGCAGTACGCCGAAGTCGTGCAGCTCCGGCAGGGGCCGTGGACCGACCTGTATGCGCTGGGTGCCGTCGTCTACTACCTGCTGCGCGGCGCACCGCCCCCGCCGGCCACCGCGCGCGCCGTGCAGGACGATGTGCCGCTGCTGGTGCCCGCGGAGCACCCCGACATGTCGCCGTCGTTCATCGCGGCGGTGGAATGGGCGCTCGCCATCCGGCCGGCCGACCGGCCACAGAACATCGCGGCGCTGCGGCAGGTGCTGGACGGCCGCGCCGCCGTGCCGCCGCGCAGCCGCGGCGGCGCCACCGTGCCGCAGCGACCGCAGGCGGCCGATGACGACACGGTAGGCTTCGAGAAGACACAGCCGGTCCAGCGCACCGTGGCCGACGCGGGGGGCATGGAGCGCACGCGGCCGATGACGGCGCCGCCGCCCGTCACCACGCCCCGTCGCACGCACCCGCCGGTGTCCCGGACCGACGTGCCGACGGTGATGCCGAGCCGGCCCACCGTCGAGGCGCCGTCCGAGGGCTCGCGTCTGGGCATGCTGATGGCCGGCTTTGCGCTGGTGGTCGCCGTGGCTGCCGCTGCGGCATGGTGGATGGGCAGTCGGGAGCCGGCGCCGGCCGCCGCGGCCAAGGCGGGCGCACCGCTCGAAGCGGCAGCGCCGGCCGCCTCGGTCGCCGTCGTGGCGCCGCCGGCGACCGAGGCTGCGCTGTCCTTGGACCGGCCGGCCGCGGCCGGCGCGGTGCGCCTCGTGCCGCCGCCGTCCGGCTTCACGCCCGTCGCCAAGCCGGTCATCAAGCCTCACGCCCGGCCGACGGACATCGCGGCTCGAGAAGACCCTCAGGCGGTGGAGCGTCCCGCCGTTTCGATGCCGGTGCGCAACGAGCCGGCGGCTCGCTCGCCGGTGGCCGCCGCGCCGGTGGCCACGCCGCCGTCGGCGCGCGAGCCGCAGACCCCGCGCCAGGCTTGCGGCTCGCGCGTGTTCATCGCGCTGGCCCTGTGCATGGAAGAGCAATGCGGGCTGCCGCGCTTCCAGGGGCATCCGCAGTGCCGCAAGGTGCAGGAGATGCTGGAGCGGCGCAGGCGGTCGGAGCAGGGAGGCTAG
- a CDS encoding PAS domain-containing hybrid sensor histidine kinase/response regulator → MNARVPLPTAAIVGAEAVLARLFDVSNEPMTVTELESGSLVSVNPAFAELTGYDAGDLAGRRAVDVGLWVDPRLRERYVQRLLAEGRVDDFPAVFRSKQGQPIAVQVSATVFEHGGVAYMVAVFRDVGARDRRRLQYQAILDNAVVGIAFTRDRVFQHANPRFEEMFGWPVGAIAGQPGRAVWPSDEAYADIGRRAGPLLANADVFEGEFQMARRDGTVFWASVRARAIDPQQPVTGGSIWIIDDITERRCVEHTLAAAKEQAEAASKAKSEFLANTSHEIRTPLNGLLGLVRLALAPGVAGGRQRDYLERIQDSAEALAGTISDILDLSKIEAGRLTLERVTFDMHTLLTTVRNAYSELARAKGLAFRFDIAPGVPQWVDGDPVRLRQILTNFLSNALKFTDRGLIEISVAGCGAGVRFEVCDTGPGITDHLLPRLFQPFSQADSSTTRRFGGTGLGLSICRQLAELMGGSVGVDSRPGEGSCFWAEVPLESAPAVRERQQQRATVSEALRGSRILLAEDNPVNTMVAEALLRQWGVQVTTVANGADALEAVQREPEGFDAVLMDLQMPVLGGIDATIAIRRRFGASELPVIALTADVLVSERESALRHGMNDFLSKPIDCDRLAQVLARWVRRTRQAR, encoded by the coding sequence ATGAATGCCCGAGTCCCCCTCCCAACCGCCGCCATCGTGGGCGCGGAGGCAGTGCTCGCCCGCCTGTTCGATGTCAGCAACGAGCCGATGACGGTCACCGAGCTCGAATCGGGCTCGCTGGTCAGCGTCAACCCGGCCTTCGCCGAGCTGACCGGCTACGACGCGGGCGACCTGGCGGGGCGGCGCGCCGTGGACGTGGGACTGTGGGTCGATCCCAGGTTGCGCGAGCGCTACGTCCAGCGGCTGCTGGCCGAGGGACGGGTCGACGACTTCCCGGCGGTGTTCCGTTCCAAGCAGGGGCAGCCGATCGCGGTGCAGGTCTCGGCGACGGTCTTCGAGCACGGCGGCGTTGCCTACATGGTGGCGGTGTTCCGCGACGTCGGCGCGCGCGACCGCCGCCGCCTGCAGTACCAGGCCATTCTCGACAACGCCGTGGTCGGCATCGCCTTCACGCGCGACCGCGTGTTCCAGCACGCCAACCCGCGCTTCGAGGAGATGTTCGGCTGGCCGGTCGGTGCCATCGCGGGCCAGCCGGGGCGGGCGGTGTGGCCCAGCGACGAAGCCTATGCCGACATCGGCCGCCGTGCCGGGCCGCTGCTGGCCAATGCCGACGTGTTCGAGGGCGAGTTCCAGATGGCGCGCCGCGACGGCACCGTGTTCTGGGCCAGCGTGCGGGCGCGCGCGATCGACCCGCAGCAGCCGGTGACCGGCGGCTCGATCTGGATCATCGACGACATCACCGAGCGGCGGTGCGTCGAGCATACGCTCGCGGCAGCGAAGGAGCAGGCCGAGGCGGCCAGCAAGGCGAAGAGCGAGTTCCTCGCCAACACCAGCCACGAGATCCGCACGCCGCTCAACGGCCTGCTCGGCCTCGTGCGGCTGGCGCTCGCGCCGGGCGTCGCAGGCGGCCGCCAGCGCGACTACCTCGAGCGCATCCAGGACAGCGCCGAGGCGCTCGCGGGCACCATCTCGGACATCCTCGACCTGTCGAAGATCGAGGCCGGCCGGCTGACGCTGGAGCGTGTGACCTTCGACATGCACACGCTGCTGACGACGGTGCGCAATGCCTACTCCGAGCTCGCGCGCGCCAAGGGCCTCGCGTTCCGGTTCGACATCGCGCCCGGCGTGCCGCAATGGGTCGACGGCGATCCGGTGCGCCTGCGCCAGATCCTCACCAACTTCCTGAGCAATGCGCTGAAGTTCACCGACCGCGGGCTGATCGAGATCAGCGTCGCGGGCTGCGGAGCGGGGGTGCGCTTCGAGGTGTGCGACACCGGTCCGGGCATCACCGATCACTTGCTGCCGCGTCTTTTCCAGCCCTTCTCGCAAGCCGACAGCTCGACGACGCGGCGGTTCGGCGGCACCGGGCTCGGCCTGAGCATCTGCCGACAGCTCGCCGAGTTGATGGGCGGATCGGTCGGCGTGGACAGTCGCCCCGGCGAGGGCAGCTGCTTCTGGGCCGAAGTGCCCCTCGAAAGCGCACCGGCGGTGCGCGAGCGGCAGCAGCAGCGAGCCACCGTCAGCGAGGCTCTGCGCGGATCGCGCATCCTGCTGGCCGAGGACAACCCGGTGAACACGATGGTTGCCGAGGCGCTGTTGCGCCAGTGGGGCGTGCAGGTCACGACGGTGGCCAACGGCGCCGATGCGCTGGAGGCGGTGCAGCGCGAGCCGGAGGGCTTCGATGCGGTGCTGATGGACCTGCAGATGCCGGTGCTGGGCGGCATCGACGCCACGATCGCGATCCGCCGGCGCTTCGGCGCCAGCGAGCTGCCCGTGATCGCGCTGACCGCCGACGTGCTGGTGTCGGAGCGCGAGTCGGCGCTGCGCCACGGCATGAACGACTTCCTCTCCAAGCCCATCGATTGCGACCGTCTCGCGCAGGTTCTGGCGCGCTGGGTCCGGCGCACGCGCCAGGCTCGCTGA
- the argG gene encoding argininosuccinate synthase: MTTILQHLPAGQKVGIAFSGGLDTSAALHWMRNKGAIPYAYTANLGQPDEPDYDEIPRRALQYGAEKARLVDCRAQLAAEGIAALQCGAFHISTGGLTYFNTTPLGRAVTGTMLVTAMREDDVNIWGDGSTFKGNDIERFYRYGLLANPALKIYKPWLDQLFIDELGGRAEMSAFMQKAGFAYKMSAEKAYSTDSNMLGATHEAKDLEQLSSGMTIVQPIMGVAFWRDDVEVKREQVTVRFEEGRPVALNGREFPNAVELLLEANRIGGRHGLGMSDQIENRIIEAKSRGIYEAPGLALLFIAYERLITGIHNEDTIEQYRDSGRRLGRLLYQGRWFDPQAIMLREAAQRWVARAVSGEVTLELRRGNDYSILNTESPNLTYKPERLTMEKGESMFSPQDRIGQLTMRNLDIADTREKLSVYAKTGLLPRGEGSLLLKNDE; this comes from the coding sequence ATGACAACCATTCTTCAGCACCTGCCCGCCGGCCAGAAGGTCGGCATTGCCTTCTCCGGCGGCCTGGACACCAGCGCCGCGCTGCACTGGATGCGCAACAAGGGCGCGATTCCCTACGCCTACACCGCCAACCTGGGCCAGCCCGACGAGCCCGACTACGACGAGATCCCGCGCCGCGCCCTGCAGTACGGCGCCGAGAAGGCGCGGCTGGTCGACTGCCGCGCTCAGCTTGCCGCCGAAGGCATCGCAGCGCTGCAATGCGGCGCCTTCCACATCTCCACCGGCGGGCTGACCTACTTCAACACCACGCCGCTGGGACGCGCCGTCACCGGCACCATGCTCGTCACCGCGATGCGCGAGGACGACGTCAACATCTGGGGCGACGGCAGCACCTTCAAGGGCAACGACATCGAGCGCTTCTATCGCTACGGCCTGCTCGCCAACCCGGCGCTGAAGATCTACAAGCCGTGGCTCGATCAGCTCTTCATCGACGAGCTCGGCGGACGTGCCGAGATGTCGGCGTTCATGCAGAAGGCCGGCTTCGCCTACAAGATGTCGGCCGAGAAGGCCTACTCCACCGACTCGAACATGCTGGGCGCCACGCACGAGGCCAAGGACCTCGAGCAGCTCTCCAGCGGCATGACCATCGTGCAGCCGATCATGGGCGTGGCCTTCTGGCGCGACGACGTCGAGGTCAAGCGCGAGCAGGTGACCGTGCGCTTCGAGGAAGGCCGGCCGGTGGCGCTGAACGGCCGCGAGTTCCCGAACGCCGTGGAGCTGCTGCTCGAAGCCAATCGCATCGGCGGCCGCCACGGCCTGGGCATGAGCGACCAGATCGAGAACCGCATCATCGAGGCGAAGAGCCGCGGCATCTACGAGGCACCTGGCCTGGCGCTGCTGTTCATCGCCTACGAGCGCCTGATCACCGGCATCCACAACGAGGACACGATCGAGCAGTACCGCGACAGCGGACGGCGCCTGGGCCGGCTGCTGTACCAGGGCCGCTGGTTCGATCCGCAGGCCATCATGCTGCGCGAGGCGGCACAGCGCTGGGTGGCACGCGCGGTGTCGGGCGAGGTGACGCTCGAGCTGCGCCGCGGCAACGACTACTCCATCCTGAACACCGAGTCCCCCAACCTCACCTACAAGCCCGAGCGGCTGACGATGGAAAAGGGCGAATCCATGTTCTCGCCCCAGGACCGCATCGGCCAGCTCACGATGCGCAACCTCGACATCGCCGACACGCGCGAGAAGCTGTCCGTCTACGCCAAGACCGGGCTTCTTCCCAGGGGCGAGGGCTCGCTGCTGCTCAAGAACGACGAGTGA
- a CDS encoding pyrimidine/purine nucleoside phosphorylase has product MTTDKLHAVVTTRANVYFEGKCVSHGLELPDGTKKSVGVILPSTLNFNTGAPEVMELVEGECKVRLAGQQDWKHYTAGQSFEVPGHSSFEIEVSRPLHYICHFE; this is encoded by the coding sequence ATGACCACCGACAAGCTGCACGCCGTCGTCACCACCCGGGCCAACGTCTACTTCGAGGGCAAGTGCGTCTCGCACGGCCTCGAGCTGCCGGACGGCACGAAGAAGAGCGTCGGGGTGATCCTCCCCTCGACCCTCAACTTCAACACCGGCGCGCCTGAAGTGATGGAGCTGGTGGAAGGCGAGTGCAAGGTCCGCCTGGCAGGCCAGCAGGACTGGAAGCACTACACCGCGGGCCAGTCGTTCGAGGTGCCTGGCCACTCGTCGTTCGAGATCGAGGTGTCCCGGCCCCTGCACTACATCTGCCACTTCGAGTAG